A genome region from Paludibacterium sp. B53371 includes the following:
- a CDS encoding MFS transporter, translated as MQDQSGQHKLPLYMLCIMAVTMVEFLQNGMLNFAASDVMGGIGAGPEEFSYAAMAYASCAVLAISQQRRLRLAFGPRRLIRGSMLLFAAGAVVCGMAHGPAGFILGRAVQGIAAAAFFTGARVEVSRLAAEQRTPALLGFGYALLGGSALGPLLGSLALGAGSWRWLCFGILPWTAAGWLASGLFAETEAGDEHDREMTSPRLLWLAVAILLLQYLIQQLPYDFFSRPGWLLALLAGVLLASLMWLRRVSTAGHGARWRQLGQKRYLLGLAYYFFCYTMVAANSYIMPLLIQQGLGFSVPTTGLLLSVSFLAGMLFATVYAFLLQRGLVKTLRPPMVLGMLLLGAYGLLMSGLNQDTGLGRLAAILLLNGGFMSVFIIAVAQGTFSAVEEGAFAHAYQTKNMLRQVALSSAVSLSTVFIQGRNALHFSRLSERFADGSPWLGEAMAQMRVTLPQVDASTAFGLLTSEWSRQTLMLSCLEFFRLQMWLGLAMALLLLWQRTFR; from the coding sequence ATGCAGGATCAATCAGGCCAGCACAAGCTGCCGCTGTACATGCTGTGCATCATGGCCGTCACGATGGTGGAGTTTTTACAGAACGGCATGCTCAATTTTGCCGCCAGCGATGTCATGGGCGGCATCGGTGCCGGACCGGAGGAGTTCAGCTATGCCGCCATGGCCTATGCCAGTTGTGCCGTGCTGGCGATCAGTCAGCAGCGTCGCCTGCGTCTGGCTTTCGGTCCGCGCCGGCTGATTCGTGGTTCGATGCTGCTGTTTGCGGCCGGGGCGGTGGTATGCGGCATGGCGCATGGTCCGGCTGGTTTTATTCTGGGCCGTGCGGTGCAGGGCATCGCGGCAGCGGCGTTTTTCACCGGTGCACGTGTCGAGGTCAGCCGCCTGGCTGCCGAACAGCGCACGCCGGCGCTGCTGGGTTTTGGTTATGCCTTGTTGGGCGGGTCGGCACTGGGCCCCTTGCTGGGCAGCCTGGCGCTCGGCGCCGGCAGCTGGCGCTGGCTGTGTTTCGGCATCCTGCCCTGGACAGCGGCCGGCTGGCTGGCCAGTGGCCTGTTTGCCGAAACGGAGGCCGGGGATGAGCATGATCGCGAGATGACTTCTCCGCGCCTGTTGTGGCTGGCGGTTGCCATCTTGTTGTTGCAATACCTGATTCAGCAGTTGCCCTATGACTTTTTCAGTCGTCCAGGCTGGTTGCTGGCGCTGCTGGCCGGCGTGCTGCTGGCCAGTCTGATGTGGCTGCGCCGGGTCAGTACGGCCGGTCATGGTGCGCGCTGGCGGCAACTGGGCCAGAAGCGCTATCTGCTCGGGCTGGCGTACTACTTCTTCTGCTACACCATGGTGGCGGCCAACAGTTACATCATGCCCCTGCTGATCCAGCAGGGGCTGGGCTTCAGCGTGCCGACCACCGGACTGTTGCTGTCGGTCAGCTTTCTGGCCGGCATGCTGTTTGCCACTGTGTATGCCTTCCTGCTCCAACGCGGTCTGGTCAAGACGCTGCGTCCGCCCATGGTGCTGGGCATGCTGCTGCTCGGCGCCTATGGCCTGCTGATGAGCGGGCTGAACCAGGACACGGGTCTGGGCCGTCTTGCCGCCATTCTGCTGCTGAACGGGGGCTTCATGTCGGTATTCATTATTGCGGTGGCACAGGGGACCTTCAGTGCGGTGGAAGAGGGCGCATTTGCCCATGCCTACCAGACCAAGAACATGCTGCGCCAGGTGGCGCTCTCCAGTGCCGTCTCGCTCAGTACGGTGTTCATTCAGGGACGCAATGCCCTGCATTTCAGTCGCCTGTCGGAGCGTTTTGCCGATGGCAGCCCCTGGCTGGGCGAGGCCATGGCGCAGATGCGCGTCACGCTGCCACAAGTCGATGCCAGTACGGCCTTCGGTTTGCTGACCAGCGAGTGGTCGCGTCAGACGCTGATGCTCTCCTGTCTTGAGTTCTTCCGCCTGCAGATGTGGCTCGGTCTGGCCATGGCGCTGTTGCTGCTGTGGCAGAGAACCTTCCGCTGA
- a CDS encoding metallophosphoesterase, with the protein MKVAVVSDIHGNLWALEAVIADIDRQQVDLVINAGDILSGPLEPAATAERLMALDWRTIRGNHERQLLACARQKGGQSDQYAYEQTTARQRDWLHSLPADLTLSEPGIHVCHGAPGDDLAYFLEEVDPHGVHAACHESIELRAAGIPAGLILCGHTHHPRVHALYDGRLVVNPGSVGLPAYTDDHPYPHRMENGSPHARYAICEWHGQGWDVSLRAIGYDHRAAARAARAHGNEAWAHWLETGSTRH; encoded by the coding sequence ATGAAAGTCGCTGTCGTCTCGGATATTCATGGCAATCTCTGGGCGCTGGAAGCCGTGATCGCCGACATTGATCGCCAGCAAGTCGATCTGGTGATCAATGCCGGCGATATCCTCTCCGGCCCGCTGGAACCGGCTGCGACCGCCGAGCGCCTGATGGCGCTGGACTGGCGCACTATCCGCGGGAATCACGAACGTCAACTGCTGGCCTGTGCCCGCCAGAAGGGCGGTCAGTCTGATCAGTATGCCTATGAGCAGACCACGGCCCGTCAGCGTGACTGGCTGCACAGCCTGCCGGCGGACCTGACCCTGAGCGAGCCGGGTATCCATGTTTGCCACGGCGCGCCGGGCGATGATCTGGCCTATTTCCTGGAAGAGGTCGATCCGCACGGGGTGCATGCCGCCTGCCACGAGTCCATCGAGCTGCGGGCTGCCGGCATCCCGGCCGGACTGATTCTATGCGGCCACACTCATCATCCCCGGGTACACGCGCTCTATGATGGCCGGCTGGTGGTCAATCCGGGCAGTGTCGGCTTGCCGGCTTACACCGATGATCACCCTTATCCCCACCGCATGGAAAACGGTAGTCCGCATGCGCGCTATGCCATCTGTGAATGGCATGGACAGGGCTGGGACGTCAGTCTGCGCGCCATTGGCTATGACCATCGGGCCGCGGCACGCGCCGCCCGTGCGCATGGCAATGAAGCCTGGGCGCATTGGCTGGAGACCGGCAGTACTCGCCACTGA
- a CDS encoding sugar O-acetyltransferase produces the protein MSSQWDHVLNGGVLDDFMPEIDRDRERGQAQLARLNAIPLSDRAARQAMAAELFAAFPPSCVLFSPFTCEFGRNIRFGEHSFVNVNVTMVDLGEIHIGSHVMIAPNVQIYTATHSLDYLSRREWLTTAEKVVIGDDCWIGGGAIILPGVSIGPRSVIGAGAVVTRDIPADSLAVGNPARVIRRLNQQGNR, from the coding sequence GTGTCCAGTCAATGGGATCATGTTCTGAATGGCGGCGTCCTGGACGACTTCATGCCGGAAATCGACCGCGACCGGGAGCGCGGACAGGCGCAGCTTGCCCGGCTCAACGCCATTCCGCTCAGCGACAGGGCGGCACGCCAGGCCATGGCCGCCGAGCTGTTCGCCGCCTTCCCGCCCTCCTGTGTGCTGTTCTCCCCCTTCACCTGCGAGTTCGGCCGCAATATCCGTTTCGGCGAACACAGCTTCGTCAATGTGAATGTCACCATGGTCGATCTGGGTGAAATCCATATCGGCAGCCATGTGATGATTGCCCCCAACGTGCAGATCTATACCGCGACCCATTCGCTGGATTACCTGTCCAGGCGCGAATGGCTGACCACCGCAGAAAAAGTGGTCATAGGCGATGACTGCTGGATTGGTGGCGGCGCCATCATCCTGCCGGGGGTGAGCATCGGACCGCGCAGCGTCATCGGCGCCGGAGCGGTCGTCACCCGGGACATCCCCGCCGACTCGCTGGCCGTAGGCAACCCGGCCCGGGTCATCCGCCGTCTCAATCAGCAAGGCAATCGCTGA
- a CDS encoding TetR/AcrR family transcriptional regulator gives MVTTPSQEPQRAQMRRSQVLQAATRCFRLYGFHGCSMAQLAKEAGMSVGHIYHYFENKEAIIEAIVQQDLEEWLISMSRLLDSPDVFQEILDTLEEPVRETQQPDYAALQIEIIAEAARNPKVAHMVHTVHRQVRDTVAAMLIKGSRRPLSETEIDSKFELLSALFDGLMVRAIRAEKMDLDGLMAIMRPTIRFILDH, from the coding sequence ATGGTGACCACGCCCTCTCAAGAGCCACAACGTGCACAAATGCGACGCAGCCAGGTGTTGCAAGCCGCCACGCGCTGTTTCCGGCTGTATGGTTTTCATGGCTGCAGCATGGCTCAGCTGGCCAAAGAGGCCGGCATGAGCGTTGGCCACATTTATCATTATTTCGAGAACAAAGAAGCCATTATCGAAGCCATCGTCCAGCAAGATCTGGAAGAATGGCTGATCAGCATGTCCCGGCTGCTGGACAGTCCGGATGTCTTCCAGGAGATTCTCGACACCCTGGAAGAACCGGTGCGGGAGACCCAGCAGCCAGACTATGCGGCACTGCAGATCGAAATCATCGCCGAAGCCGCCCGCAACCCCAAGGTGGCTCACATGGTGCACACCGTACATCGGCAGGTACGCGATACCGTCGCCGCCATGCTGATCAAGGGAAGTCGGCGCCCGCTGAGCGAGACCGAGATCGACAGCAAGTTCGAACTGCTCAGCGCCCTGTTTGACGGTCTGATGGTGCGTGCCATCCGTGCCGAAAAAATGGATCTCGATGGTCTGATGGCCATCATGCGGCCGACCATCCGCTTTATTCTCGACCACTGA